The sequence below is a genomic window from Hyalangium ruber.
GCGGTTGGCCACCCCACCCGTGTCCAGCACGTTGCACTTGTGCCAGCGCGACTTCATCTCGCGGATCTGCTCGACCGTCTTCTTCAGCCGATCGTTGTACCGGACGACGGTGCAGTTCTCCGTCATCAGCTCTCCGAGCTCCTTGGAGATCTGGTACGGGTTCTCGGGGCCGTTCATCGCCTTCAGGGTGGCGAAGCGGTCCTCCCAGTACTTCTTCGCGTCGTTGAAGTACTTGTCGCCCTTGGCCGCCGCGCTGGTGGCGTTGTTCTTCGCGTACGCCGCCATCGCCGGCCCGCCGATCATCCCCGAGTAGATGCAGGACAGGAGCGAGTTGGCGCCCAGGCGGTTCGCGCCGTGGAAGGCGTAGTCCGCCTCTCCGGCCGCGTACAGGCCCGGGATGTTGGTGGACTGGTTCTTCGGGCTGCCCTCGGCCGGCGTCTGCGTGCGCGGATCCGCCTCGAAGTTCACGTACAGGCCGCCCATCGAGTAGTGCATGCCCGGGAAGATGACCATCGGCACCTTGCGCGGATCATCGCCCACGAACTTCTCGTAGATCTCCATCACGCCCTTGATCTTCGCGTCGAGCGTGGGGGCGGGGATGTGCGTCACGTCCAGGTACACGCCATCCTTGCCGCCGATGCCCAGGCCCAGCTCGCGGCAGACCATGAAGATCTCTCGCGTGGCCACATCGCGGGGCACCAGGTTCTTGTACTTGGGGTACTTCTCCTCGAGGAAGTAGAAGCGCTCGCTCTCGGGGATCTGCAGCGGGCTGCGCGTGTCGCCCTTCTTCCGGGGCACCCACACGCGGCCGCCCTCGCCACGCACCGACTCGCTCATCAGGCGCAGCTTGTCCTCGCCCGGAATCGAGGTGGGGTGAACCTGGATGAACTCGCCGTTGGCGTAGATCGCGCCCTCCATGTAGGCGCGGCCCGCGGCGGTACCGGTGTTGATGATGGAGTTGGTGGAGCGCCCGAACACGATGCCCGGACCACCCGTCGCCAAGCACACCGCCTCGGCCGGGAAGGTGCGGATCTCCATGGTGCGCAGGTCCAGCGCCACGCTGCCGATGCAGCGGCCGGACTCGTCCTTCACCGTGCCCAGCCACTCCCAGAACTCGTACTTGGTGACCTTGCCCTCGGACTCGTAGCGGCGCACCTGCTCGTCCAGCGCGTAGAGCAACTGCTGGCCCGTGGTGGCGCCCGCGAAGGCCGTCCGGTGGTGGAGCGTGCCGCCGAAGCGCCGGAAGTCCAGCAGGCCCTCGGAGGTGCGGTTGAACGTCACCCCCATGCGGTCCAGCATGTAGATGATGCCCGGAGCCGCGTAGCACATGCCCTTCACGGACGTCTGCTCCGCGAGGAAGTCGCCGCCGCGCAGCGTGTCCTTCACGTGGATGTCCGGGTGGTCACCCTCGCCCTTGGTGTTCACCGCGCCGTTGATGCCGCCCTGGGCGCAGACCGAGTGCGAGCGCTTCACCGGGACGATCGACAGGACGTCGACGTGGTAGCCGGCTTCGGCCAGCTTGATCGTCGTCATCAGCCCCGCCAGACCACCACCCACCACCGTGAACCGCGCTGCTGCTGCCATGCTTCGTCTCCTTCACTGCCGGGGGCCTGGGAGCGGCTGGCTCGCCCGCAAGGACGAGCGCTCCACGACGGACCCCTGGTGCGGGACCTACAGGCTAGATAACTTGGCGAATGTTCGCCGCAATCGGGGCGACGCGCGCGATAAGCACGCGCCATCCCGGGCATAAGGGCCCGGCCTACCCGGCAGGTTCCAGGCAGACCGGACCGCCCTACGTACGGGCCTACAGCTTGACGCTGTCGACCGTCTTCTTCACCGACTGGAAGGACTTCTCCAGCAGGGCCTTCTCGGCGTCATCCAGCTGCACGGTGTGGATCTTCTCCACGCCGCCGGCGCCGATCTGCATCGGCACGCCGAAGAAGTAGCCGTTGATGCCGTACTGGCCCTCGAGCAGCGCCGCGCCCGGCAGGACGCGCTTGCGGTCGAGCAGGAAGCTCTCCGCCATGGCGATGGAGCTGGAGGCGGGAGCGAAGTAGGCGCTGCCCGTCTTGTACAGGCCCACCAGCTCGGCGCCGCCCTCGCGGGTGCGCTTGACGATGGCGTCCAGCTTGTCCTTGGCGATCAGCTCGGTGAGGGGCACGCCGCCCACGGTGCTGTGACGCACCAGGGGCACCATGTCGTCGCCGTGACCGCCGAGCACCAGCGCCTCCACGTCACGGATGGAGCAGCCCAGCGCCTCGGCCACGAAGCACTTGAAGCGGCTGGTGTCCAGCACGCCCGCCATGCCCACCACCATGTTCTTGGGCAGCTCGGCGATCTTGTGGAGCGCGAACACCATCGCGTCCAGCGGGTTGGCCACCTTGATCACGAAGGCGTTGGGGGCGTGCTGCTTGATGTTGGCCGCCACGTCCCGCATGATCTTCAGGTTGATGTCCAGCAGGTCCTCGCGGGACATGCCGGGCTTACGCGGCACGCCGGCGGTGATGATGATGACGTCCGAGCCGGCCACGTCCTTCCAGTCCGTGGAGCCGGTGACGCGGCAGTCATAGCCATCCACCGCGGACAGCTGGTTGATGTCGAGCGCCTTGCCCTTGACCAGGCCCTCGGCGGCCGGGATGTCGAAGAGCACCACGTCGCCCAGGTTCTTCTGGACGGCGAGCAGCGCCAGGTTGCCACCGATCTGGCCACCGCCGATGAGACCGATCTTCTTCTTGCGAGTCTGAGCCATGAGGAATGTCTCCCGTGGAGAGGACTACATGTTCTTGATGATGGCCTGCCCGAACTCCGAGCACTTGACCTCGGTCACCGTGCCCTGGCCCTCGAGCTTCATCAGGCGGGCGAAGTCGTAGGTGACCGTCTTCTGCGCGATGGCCTTGTCCATGCCCTGGATGATGAGATCCGCCGCCTCGTGCCAGCCGAGGTGACGGAACATCATCTCACCCGAGAGGATGACCGAGCCGGGGTTCACCTTGTCCTGGTCCGCGTACTTGGGCGCGGTGCCGTGGGTGGCCTCGAAGACGGCGTGGCCGGACAGGTAGTTGATGTTGCCGCCCGGCGCGATGCCGATGCCGCCCACCTGCGCGGCCAGCGCGTCCGAGAGGTAGTCGCCGTTGAGGTTCAGCGTGGCGATGACGTCGAACTCGTCCGGACGGGTGAGCACCTGCTGCAGGGTGATGTCCGCGATGGAGTCCTTGATGATGATCTTCCCGGCGGAGACGGCGGCCTTCTGCTCGGCGTTGGCGGCCTCCTCGCTCTTGGCGGCCTTGGTGGCCTCCCACTGATCCCAGGTGTAGACCTTGTCACCGAACTCCCGGGCGGCCAGCTCGTAGCCCCACTTGCGGAAGGCGCCCTCGGTGAACTTCATGATGTTGCCCTTGTGCACCAGCGTGACGCTCTTGCGCTTGTGCTCCACGGCGTACTGGATGGCGGCGCGGATGAGCCGCTCGCTGCCGTCCTTCGACACGGGCTTGATGCCGATGCCCACGTTGGTGGGGAAGCGGACCTTGCCGGCGTCCTTGGGGAACTCCTGCTTCAGCCAGCCGAGGAACTTCTCGGCCTGCGCGGAGCCCGCCTCGAACTCGATACCCGCGTAGATGTCCTCGGTGTTCTCGCGGAAGATCACCATGTCCACCTTCTCGGGCGCCTTCACCGGGCTGGGAACACCCTTGAAGTAGCGCACGGGACGCAGGCAGACGTACAGGTCCAGCATCTGGCGCAGCGCCACGTTGAGCGAGCGGATGCCGCCGCCCACCGGCGTGGTCAGCGGGCCCTTGATGCCCACGAGGTAGGTGCGAAAGGCCTCGACGGTCTCGTCCGGCAGCCAGTTGTTGACCTGCTTGAAGGACTTCTCGCCGGCCAGCACTTCGTACCAGGAGATCTTCTTCTTGCCCTTGTAGGCCTTCTCCACGGCGGCGTCGAACACCGCCTGTGAGGCACGCCAGATGTCGCGGCCAGTGCCGTCACCCTCGATGTAGGGGATGATCGGATTTTCCGGCACGTTCAGCTTGCCGTTCTGAAGGGTGATCTTCTGCCCAGACGGAGGCGCCATTTGAAAGAGCTCCTGGAAGGTGTGACCGTGTAAGGAGGGTGGCGGATAGTCCGGAACCCGCCTCTTGCAGTCAAGCTGTTTGGCTGCCCGACAAGAGGCCGGACTTATCGAATCCAGAGGGAGGATTGCCCGTGACACACCAAGTTTCGAGAGCGTCGTTGCTGGTGCTGGGGGTCTCGCTGCTGCTGACGAGGGGCGCCTGGGCCGATGCACCCCAGAGCCAGGACGAGGCGACGCTGCGCCAGATGGTGGCCACCCAGACCGAGGCCTGGAATCGCCAGGACGCCGCGGAGTGGAGCAAGGACTTCTCACCGGACGCCGACTTCGTGAACATCGTCGGCACCGTGTTCCAGGGGCGCGCCGAGATCGAGAAGCGGCATGCCGGCATCTTCGCCAGCATCTTCAAGGGCAGCCGATCGAAGGTGACCGTGCGCCGGCTGGTGTTCCTCGGGCCCGACGTGGCCGTGGTGGACACGGAGCACGAGGTGACGGGGCACTCCGGCCTGCCTCCGGGCGTGCAGAACACCGAGGAGCCCGGCGTGCTGCGCACCCGGATGAAGTACGTGATGAAGAAGAGCGGCGGGAAGTGGCAGATCACTTCCGGACAGAACACGGACGTGAAGCCTCCGCCCAAGAGCCCGCCTCCGAAGAAGTAGCTCCGGGAACGTCGGGAAAGCGTCACCCCCTGACGTTCTCAACGCGCGGCGTCGTGATTTCGCTGGCGCCCGCGTTCCAGGATGGGTGCTTCGTTAGACCCCCGCGAAGGAGCTGGCACATGGAGTGGCTCGAGTTCAAGCCGTGGACCCGGGAAGTGGAGCAGCGCCTCGCGAACCAGGCGGCGCGGTTGCACACGCTCTCGCAGCCGGTAGCCAAGCCCCAGGTCACCCTGGCACAGGCTTATCACCTGCAGTCGCTGCTGCGCCGCTGCCCACGCACCAACCCCTGGGGCCACCCGTCCGCCGAGTGCTGATGCGGTACGGCCTCAGGCTCGCTGGCGCAACACCGTGCGCTCCACCTTGCCCATTGCGTTGCGTGGCAGCGCGTCGATGGGAAGGAAGCGCGCGGGGACCTTGAAGCCCGCCAGGGAGCGCCGGCACCAGCCGTCGAGATCCTCCGGGAGCGCCTGCCCGGAGCGGAGCACCACGAAGGCCACCGGCACCTCGCCCCAGCGCGCGTCCGCGACGCCCACCACTGCCACTTCCTGCACCGCGGGGTGCGCGGCGATCACGGTTTCGATCTCCGCCGGGTAGAGGTTCTCTCCTCCCCGGACGATGAGGTCCGTGCGCCGGGAGAGCACCGTCAGGCGCCCGCGCTCGTCCAGCATCCCCATGTCTCGCGTGCGCAGCCAGCCGTCCCGCAGCGCCTCGCGCGTGGCGTCCGGGCGGTTCAGGTAGCCCGCCATCACCGTGGGGCCTCGGACCTCGATGTCCCCTTCCCTCCCCGGCCCGAGCACCTCGCCCTCGGGGGAGACGATGCGCACCTCCAGCCCGGGCAGCGCGGGTCCCGCCGTGCGTCCGTCCGCCTCGGTGGGGCGCTCGGTCGTCACCTGCGAGCACGCCTCCGTCAATCCATAGGTTTGCAGCGCTAGCAGCCTCGCCGCCCGAGCCCGTGCCAGCAGCGGCGCGGGCACCGGTCCTCCGCCGATCAGCGCGAGCCGGAAGGTCTCGGGCATCGGACGATCGCCGCGCGTGTCGAGCACCCGCTCCAGCGTGGTGGCCACGAAGCTGGCGTGGCTCACGCCCTCGGCATCGATGGCCTGGTTCACCGACTCCGGCTCGAACCGGTCGTGCAAGACGAGGCAGCCGCCGTCGTAGGCCGTGCGGGTCATCATCGCCAGCCCGCCCACGTGGAAGAGCGGGAGCGTGCCCAGCCAACGCGGCGCCGGATGAGCTCCCAGGTTCGCCGCCGAGCACCGCGCCGATGCTCGGAAATTGCCCTCCGTGATCACCGCTCCCTTGGGCCGACCGGTGGTGCCGGAGGTGAAGAGCACCACGCGCGGGGTGGCCTCCTCCAGGGACTCACAGGTCGAAGAGGGAGCCTCCACGGCATCGGCCCAGGTCTCCAGGGGCTCGGCATTCGGGAGGCGATCCACCAGCGCCTTCAGGGCGAGTGTCAGCCGTGGGGAGATGTCCTCGACGAGCGGCGCCAGCTCCGCCGAGGTCAGCCGGGCATTGAGCGGAGCGTGTACTGCCCCCAGGCGTCCCAGCGCGAAGAAGAGGAACACGGAGCTGGCGTGGCTGGTCGCCAGCGATGCGACCCGATCTCCCACGCGAATGCCCCGCGACTGGAGCGCACCCACCCAGCGCCCCACTTCCGCGTCCAGCGCGCGGTAGGTCCAGCGGCGTCCGGCGAAGGTCAGGGCCTCCTGCTCCGGCCAGAGTGAGGCACCCTCTCGGATGGGACACGTGAAGTTCATGTGGAAAGTCCGAGCCCTGGTGTCTCCGGGAGACGGATGCAGCCCTGGACCGGGCGAAAGGGGTGCTCCGGAGGCTCCTCGCGCACGAAGAGCCTGCCGACGCCCAGCCCCGAAGCCAGACGCCCCGAGGGCAACGCCGCCGCCAGATGTGACGCACCCGCGCGCGAGACGACACCATCGAGCGAGCTCGTCACGAAGGACTCCAAGCCCAGTTGGGCGGCTTGCTGGGCGAACCTCAGCGCGGGCAGCAGCCCTCCCAGGACCATCGGCTTGAGGACGAAGACGCGCGCGGCGGGCACCCCGCTGGCGGTCTTCAGGAGCAGGGGGAAGAGCTCTGGCGACGCGATCGCCTCGTCCGCTGCCAGTGGGAACGGCGCCTGCTGCTGCAGCCGCCCCAGGCCTTGCAGCTCGTTCGCCGGAATGGGCTGTTCGCACAGCTCCGGGCGGTATGCGCTCAACCGGTCCAAGGCCTGGGCCGCCTCCCCTTCCGACCATCCTCCGTTGGCATCGAGGCGGAGATTCACCTGGGAACCCACCGCTTCCCGGACCGCGCGAACACGCGCCTCGTCCTCTGCCAGCCGACGGCCCGCGACCTTGAGCTTCAGGGTCTGAAAGCCCTCCGCCACCGCCTGCCGAGCCTCCTCCGCGAGCGCCTCCGGCTTCTCCGCCGTGAGCAGCGCGTTGACCCGAACCTCGGAGCGCGCGTTCGGCTCGAGGAGCTGGCTCAGCGGCACCTTCCGCCGCTGGGCGAGCAGATCCAGCAGCGCCAGCTCCACCGCGTGAGCCGCGGCGGGAGCCCAAGAGCTGCCCGTACCTGGCTCGGTGAACACCTCCGGGATGGCCTCGAGGCGGTCGGCGATCAGCTGTTCACCCAACCGCGCCAGGTGGCCACGCAGGACACGCTCGCACGTGTCGAGCGACTCCGTGCCGAACTCCGGCAGGGGCATCGCCTCGCCCTGGCCCACGCGCCCCTCTTCATCCACCAGCCGGACGAGGAAGCCCTCCCGAGCCGCGTACGTCGCCCGCGCCGTCTTCAGCGGGCGGACGAACTCCAGCCGCGAGGGGGCCAGCCGCGTCTCGATAATACGCATGCGGCCCTCACCTCAGGCTCAACCCCACGGCGAAGAGCAGGCCAAAAACGAGCTGGAGCCGCGCCGTACCACCCAGCGCCGCGTTCAGCGCCGCCCCCTGCGCCCCCAGCACGAGCCGCAGCGGCCCCAACGCCAACGGAGCGCTCAGCAGCGCCAGGAACACCCACGGGCCCGCCAGGCCGAGCCCGAACATCGCGAACGGCGTGGCGTACGCGGCCAGGAGCATCAGGATGTACTCCGCCTTGCCCGCCCGGGTGCCTAACCGCACGATCAGGGTGCGCTTGCCGGCCTTCGCGTCCGTATGCACGTCGCGCAGGTTGTTGACGACCAACAGCGCCGTGCCCAACGCGCCTACCGGCACCGCGGCCCACCACGCTCCCGGGCTCACCGTGAGCGACTGGACGTAATAGGTCCCCGTCACCGCCACGAGCCCGAAGAAGACGAACACGAACGCATCCCCGAGGCCGTTGTAGGCCAGCGGGAACGGCCCGCCCGTATAGGCGTAGCCGCACAGCACCGAGGTGAGGCCAATCGCCACGATGGGCCACCCACCCACCGACACCAGGTAGATGCCCGAGAGAATGGCCAAGGCGAAGCACGCCAGCGCCCCCGCCAGCACCGAGCCCGGGGCGATGAGACCACTCTGGGTGACGCGCACCGGCCCTAGACGCTCGGACGTGTCCGCGCCCTTCTTGAAGTCGTAATAATCGTTGGTGAGATTGGTGCCGATCTGGATGAGCAGCGCGCCCACGAGCGCGGCGACCGCCGGCAGCCAGCGCCCCACCCCATTGCCAAACGCCAGGCCCGTGCCGACTCCCACCGGCACGAGGGCGGCGGTGAGCGTCTTCGGACGAGCAGCCATGAACCACGTCTTGAGCGTGGCACGGGGGCGGGCCTGAGGCTCCAGAGACAAAGCAGGAGAATTCATAACGGGCGAGGCAGCCTCGGGCTTCAGGAAGGACTCTCGGGCGAGGCGCTCTCGAATTCGGGCGACTCGTACCAAGGCGTATCGAGGAAGGCGAGCACCTCGCGCGCGAACGCCTCCGGAACCTCCAGGTGCGGAGCGTGCCCGCAGTTCTCGAAGGTGTGGCGCCAGACGACGGGCAGCTCGGTCGCCATGCGCCGCGCCAGCTGCGTGAACTTCTCGTCCTGCGCTCCGGTGAGCAGCAGCGTCGGCAGGCGCTGGCGGTGCAGCTCGGACCAGTAATCCGGCTGCACCCCGAGCCCCAGGCACCCCAGCGCGCCCACCAGCCCCTCGACGGTGCAGGACGAACGGCGCTGCCGCAGGGCGGCCTGCTGCTCGGGCGGCAGGCGCCTCAAGCCGTCGAACAGGGGCATCGCCTCCCAGCGATCGATGAAGGCTTCCACGCCGTTGAGCTGGATGAAGGAGGCGCGCCGGCCGTCCTCCTCGCGCCGCTCCGCGCGCTCCATGCGCCGGTGCAGGCCTGGCGAGCCGCTCTCCAGGATGAGCCGGCCAAAGTGCCTCGGGGAGTGCAGCGCCGCGCCCAGCGCGATCCGCGCTCCCTGCGAGTAGCCCATCAGATCCACGGAGTGCAGCCCCAGCCGCTCCACCAGCTCCACCACCGCCTGCACCGTCTCGATGAAGCCCTCTCGGCCCTTGCGCTCGGGCAGCGGCGTCTCTCCGTGCCCCGGCAGATCCACCGCGATGGCCTTTACCGCGCCGCCCAGCATCGGGCGCAGGTGATCAAAGGAACTGCGGTTGCCAGTGAAGCCATGCAGGAGCACGAGCGGCCGAGTCCCCTGCCCCCACATGCTGTATGCCAGTGTCACACCCATCGAACTTCTCCAGCGCTTCTATGTGACCCCGGATGAAGCTGCGCACGGAGTTCAAAACCTCGTGAACTCCACATCAGGAGCCCATGTGGGCGCAAGGTGAACAAACCAGGACACCGAGTAGGAACCCCGGCTGCTCGCCTGGCTGGATGCCCGCGTCCCTCAGCGCCTGCCGGCGGCCCGGCGCACAGGTCTCTGGGGCGCGGTCCGCGCCGCGGCCTTCTTCTGCTTCTTCTTCCTGCCGCGGCTCAGGAGCTGGAGCATGTTGCCGCCGTAGATGCTCTGCCGCTCGGCCTTGGTGAGCTTCAGCGCCGCGACCGTCCGATCGGTCTCCGGGGTGAAGATCTCTCCGGAGCGCGAGTCCATCGGCGAGTCGCTGCCGAAGAGCACCCGCTCCACGCCGAAGAAGTCGCAGGCGAGCTGGATGGTCGCCGGCTCGAAGCCGAGCGAGGCCGTGTCGCAGTAGAACTTCTTGAAGTGGTCGATGTACGGCTGCTCGATCGGGGTCTGCAGATCGATGCCGCTGCACTCCTCGAAGGACTCGTAGCAGGCCTGCATCCGCTTCGCGAAGGTGGGGATGAGCGCGCCGTGGTGGTGGGTGATGAGCTTCAGGTCGGGGTAGCGCTGGAACACCCCGCTGAACACCAACCTCGCCATCGCCACGCTGCTGTCGGTGACCCAGCCCAGCGTCTGCCAGATGAGGTACTTGGAGAACTTCTCCTCCGGGTAGTCCGCGTGCGAGCCGGGCCGGCACGGATGCAGCCAGAGGGGAACGTCGAGCTGCTCGGCCTTCTGATAGAGCGGCTCGTAGTCGGGGTGATCCGGCGGCTTGACCGTCGGCCCGAAGAAGAGGACTCCGCCCGCCAGGCCCAGCTCCTCCACGGAGCGCTCCAGCTCGGAGACCATCTGCTGGGGGCCCGCCGCCGACGGCAGCAGCGCCACCCCGTGGAAGCGTCCCGGGTGCGCCAGGGTCACCATGCGGAGCCCGTCGTTGCACAGCCGCGCGGCCTTCACCGACAGGGCGGGATCGTCATAGACGCCCCGGATCCCCTCGATCCACGGCAACGGCACCACGACGTTCGAGTCGATGCCGTACTTGTCCATCTGCCGCAGGCGCTGATCCGTGTCGACCAGCGTGGGCGTGTTGGCGAAGAGCTTGCGGAAGACGTGCGGGCTGCCGCTGAGCCCCTCCAGGAAGTCCAGGAACCCCGGGGGGCTCAGGTGCGTATAGGCGTCGATCTTCTGGGTCATCGCGAGCGGCTCCCGGGGTTGCTGGAGGGGTGGTGCTTGGCGATGAGCCGCGCCGCCGCGCCGCCGCTGTAGCGCTCGCTGTGGACCAGCTCGGCGCCACACCGGGACATCAGCTCCGAGAACTCGGAGATGCTCAGCTGGTTGATGATGCTCTCGGCAAGGTAGCGGTAGGGGGTGTTGTCCTTGACGAAGGGGCTGACGACATGGGGCATCACCTTCCGCATCCACGTCGTGTACACGGCGCGCCACACCTCCGAGTCCCGAGGGTAGAAGTGGTCGAGGATGATCAGCCGCCCGCCCGGCGCCAGCACCCGCAGCATCTCCCGCATGGCGGCTTCCTGGTCCGGGAAGTTGCGGTACGTGAACGCCGTGAGCACCACGTCGTAGGCACCGGTGAGCCGCGGAATCGCGCACACGTCACCTTCGAAGTACGCGCCCTGGGGATCGTGCTTCCGCGCGACGCTCAGCATACCGGGAGACAGATCCATGCCCTCGACGCGAACACCCGTGTACTGGCGGCTCAGGAAGCGGGTCGACTCGCCGGTGCCGCACCCCACGTCCAGCACCCGATCTCCGGGGCGCAGGGCCAGATCGCGCAGCGCCCGCCGGTACCAGAGGCTGGTATGACCGGCGAACACCAACAGCCGCAGGAAGTCATAGCGCGGGGAGATGGTGTCGAAGAGCGAGCGCACATACTCCCGCTTCGAGTCTCCTCGAAGCTGCGCCGCCTGATCAGGTGTCGCGCCCTGCTCCTCTTCGCCTCCGAGATTCTTGGCCCGTCCCTGCATTCGGTGACTCCTCGTGGCTAACGGCGATTCTCGTTACGCCCAGGGGCCTGCGCCCAGGGCCTGGGTCATCCGCGCGAACAGCTCGCGGTGAAGCTCCACGTTGTCCGTCCGCTCCGTGCGCACCTCGATGAGGTGCAGCCCCCCTTCCAAGCCCGCCTGGACCGCCGTGCGCAACGCGGCCGGAGTTTCCGGCCGGTGGAAGCGCGCTCCGTAGAGCGTCGCCACGTGCGAGAGATCGACACCGTGGGGCGTGCCGAAGAGCTGCTCGAAGTGTTCCGTGGCCTTCGCGATGGGCAGGAACGAGAAGATGCCGCCCCCATCGTTGTTCACCACCACGACGGTGAGCGGGACCCGGTGCCGGTGCGCGGTGAGCAGCCCGCCCACGTCGTGCAGGAGGGCCAGATCGCCGGTGAGCAGCACCGTGGGCCGCCCCGAAGCCGCGGACACCCCGAGCGCGCTGGAGATGATGCCGTCGATGCCGTTGGCGCCCCGGTTGGCGAGCACCCGCAGCGCCACGCCATTCGAGGGTGCGAAGGCGTCCACGTCCCGGATGGGCATGCTGCTGGAGACGAAGAGGTTCGCCCCGGACGGCAGCGCGGCCACCACCTCGCGGGCGATGCGCGGCTCGTTCAGCCCGGCCTGCTCGGCGAACGCGGCCTCCAGGGCGTTTCGGGCCAGGCGCTCGGCCTGGAGGAAGCCCTGTGCCCAGCGTCCCAGCCCGCGAGACATCCCGAGCCCCAGCGCCTCGCAGGCAGCCACGGCGGAGCCCTCGATGACCTGCGCCGAACGGTGAGCGGGGTCGAAGAGCGAGCCGTCGTCACTGAACAGGACGATGTGGGCCCCCGAGGCGTCGAGCCACTGCTGCGGGCCCTTGGGCGTCAGCCCGCCTCCGAAGCGCAGCACCAGCTCCGGCCGATGGGCCTGGGCGAAGGGCGGGTGGCGCAGCAGCGCGTCGTACAGGGAGAGCGTCGCGGCGCCTCCTCCATAACGCGCCTGGGAGACGGCCTCCGCGATGACGGGGTAGCCAGTAGCCTGGGAGAGCGCGGCGATGGCCTCCGCGAAGCCATCGTCCTCGTCCCGGGGCCCACAGACGATGAGCCCTCGCTCGGTGGCGGAGATCCGACGGCGCACCTCATCGATGGCCTGGGCATCCGGCTGACGCGCCGCCGGGGTGATGCGCGTCATCGGCGCCCCGGAGCGCCCCTCGCGGGCGAGCTCGGACAGGCGCTCGGCGCCGAAGGGCTCCGGCGTGGGCGCCAGCGGCTCGCGGAAGGGAACGTTGAGCTGCACCGCGCCCCGAGGAGCGCGCAGGGACGTGCTCACGGCCCGAGAGACAGTGGCGCGCAGGTGGGCCACCGCCACGTCGCTCGACTCGGGCTGCCCCAGGTCCGCGAAGAAGCGGGCGTGCTCCCCGAACATGCGCGCCTGCGGCACGGTCTGCGGCGCGCCCCACCCTTGCAGCTCCAGCGGCCGGTCCGCCGTGAGCACGATGAGGGGCACATTCGACTGCGCCGCTTCGATGACGGCCGGGTAGAAGTGCGCCCCGGCCGTGCCGCTCGTGGCCACCAGCACCGCTGGCGCGCGCGAGTGCTTGGCCACGCCCAGCGCGAAGAAGCCGGCGCTGCGCTCATCGATGACGGACCAGATCTTCAGCCCCTCGACGCGAAGACAGGCCAGCGCCAGAGGCGAGGAGCGCGAGCCTGGGCACACCACCGCGTGACGGACGCCGCCGCGCACCAGCTCCTCCAGTAAGGCTCGCGCCCAGAGCTGGTTAAGATTCGCGTCGGACATCACTGCCTCCCAAGGCGCGCAACATCGCCAGGCTCTTCATCTCCGTCTCCCGCCACTCCGCCTCCGCACTGGAGCCCTGGACGATGCCAGCCCCCACGAAGAGCCGGGCGTGCGCGCCCGTCACCAGCGCCGAGCGCAGCGCCACCGCCATGTGCGCCCCGCTCGGGCCGATCCACCCCACCGGCCCCGCGTACCAGCCGCGATCCAGCGCCTCGTGCTCATGCAGGAAGCCCAGCGCGTGCTCCCTCGGCACACCGCCCACCGCCGGCGTGGGGTGCAGCGCCGCCACCACCTGCGCCGGGCTCACGCCCTCGCGCAGCTCGGCGCGGATGCCGGTGCGCAGATGCACCACGTTCTTCAGCGTGAGCAGCGAGGGCTCGGCGTCCGCCGTCACGTGCTCGGCGACGGGCCGCAACGCCGAGAGGATGTACCGCACCACGGACTGGTGCTCCCGGCTCTCCTTGTCGCTCCCGCCCAGCCCCTCGGCCTGCCCGGGCGCCGCGGAGCCCGCCAGCGCCTCCGTCTCCAACGTG
It includes:
- the menC gene encoding o-succinylbenzoate synthase translates to MRIIETRLAPSRLEFVRPLKTARATYAAREGFLVRLVDEEGRVGQGEAMPLPEFGTESLDTCERVLRGHLARLGEQLIADRLEAIPEVFTEPGTGSSWAPAAAHAVELALLDLLAQRRKVPLSQLLEPNARSEVRVNALLTAEKPEALAEEARQAVAEGFQTLKLKVAGRRLAEDEARVRAVREAVGSQVNLRLDANGGWSEGEAAQALDRLSAYRPELCEQPIPANELQGLGRLQQQAPFPLAADEAIASPELFPLLLKTASGVPAARVFVLKPMVLGGLLPALRFAQQAAQLGLESFVTSSLDGVVSRAGASHLAAALPSGRLASGLGVGRLFVREEPPEHPFRPVQGCIRLPETPGLGLST
- the menH gene encoding 2-succinyl-6-hydroxy-2,4-cyclohexadiene-1-carboxylate synthase — its product is MGVTLAYSMWGQGTRPLVLLHGFTGNRSSFDHLRPMLGGAVKAIAVDLPGHGETPLPERKGREGFIETVQAVVELVERLGLHSVDLMGYSQGARIALGAALHSPRHFGRLILESGSPGLHRRMERAERREEDGRRASFIQLNGVEAFIDRWEAMPLFDGLRRLPPEQQAALRQRRSSCTVEGLVGALGCLGLGVQPDYWSELHRQRLPTLLLTGAQDEKFTQLARRMATELPVVWRHTFENCGHAPHLEVPEAFAREVLAFLDTPWYESPEFESASPESPS
- a CDS encoding 1,4-dihydroxy-2-naphthoate polyprenyltransferase, with translation MNSPALSLEPQARPRATLKTWFMAARPKTLTAALVPVGVGTGLAFGNGVGRWLPAVAALVGALLIQIGTNLTNDYYDFKKGADTSERLGPVRVTQSGLIAPGSVLAGALACFALAILSGIYLVSVGGWPIVAIGLTSVLCGYAYTGGPFPLAYNGLGDAFVFVFFGLVAVTGTYYVQSLTVSPGAWWAAVPVGALGTALLVVNNLRDVHTDAKAGKRTLIVRLGTRAGKAEYILMLLAAYATPFAMFGLGLAGPWVFLALLSAPLALGPLRLVLGAQGAALNAALGGTARLQLVFGLLFAVGLSLR
- a CDS encoding class I SAM-dependent methyltransferase codes for the protein MQGRAKNLGGEEEQGATPDQAAQLRGDSKREYVRSLFDTISPRYDFLRLLVFAGHTSLWYRRALRDLALRPGDRVLDVGCGTGESTRFLSRQYTGVRVEGMDLSPGMLSVARKHDPQGAYFEGDVCAIPRLTGAYDVVLTAFTYRNFPDQEAAMREMLRVLAPGGRLIILDHFYPRDSEVWRAVYTTWMRKVMPHVVSPFVKDNTPYRYLAESIINQLSISEFSELMSRCGAELVHSERYSGGAAARLIAKHHPSSNPGSRSR
- a CDS encoding amidohydrolase family protein, coding for MTQKIDAYTHLSPPGFLDFLEGLSGSPHVFRKLFANTPTLVDTDQRLRQMDKYGIDSNVVVPLPWIEGIRGVYDDPALSVKAARLCNDGLRMVTLAHPGRFHGVALLPSAAGPQQMVSELERSVEELGLAGGVLFFGPTVKPPDHPDYEPLYQKAEQLDVPLWLHPCRPGSHADYPEEKFSKYLIWQTLGWVTDSSVAMARLVFSGVFQRYPDLKLITHHHGALIPTFAKRMQACYESFEECSGIDLQTPIEQPYIDHFKKFYCDTASLGFEPATIQLACDFFGVERVLFGSDSPMDSRSGEIFTPETDRTVAALKLTKAERQSIYGGNMLQLLSRGRKKKQKKAAARTAPQRPVRRAAGRR